The DNA region AAATTAATTCCTCAAAAAAACAAACGTCTTACAGCTATTGTAATGGATGCGACTACGGGACAGCTTCTTTATGAAGAAAACGCGAATAGTCTTAGATGCCCCGCATCTACAATAAAGCTTTTAACTGTTTATATTGTTTTCTCTGAGTTAAAACGGGGGAAACTTCATTTTACAGATCAGCTTAAAATTTCTCAACATGCCGCCCAACAAAAACCCACAAAACTTGGATTAAAAGCTGGGCAAACCATTTCTGTAAGGGATGCTCTTCTCGGAGCACTTACAAAATCTGCCAATGATGCTGCAGTTGTCTTGGGAGAGGCTATTGCTGGCTCTGAGAAAAAATTTACTGAACTTATGAATCGTACAGCTCAAAAATTAGGTCTCACAAAAACTGTTTGTATTAATGCTTCAGGTTGGCCTGACACACCGCAAGGTTTTGTCGATCGTCGGCAAGTGACAACAGCTGTTGATATAGCGAAACTTTCACGCCTTCTTATGAAAGATTTTCCTCAATATTATAAATTTTTTTCAACACAGAAATTTGTCTATCGTGGGACAACTTTTCCGAATTACAATTCCCTCCTAAAAAAGAAAAAAGGTGTCGATGGTCTTAAAACGGGATATGGGGGAGGCGCCGTTGGATTTAATTTATCAGCTTCAGAAAAACGTGGAAATATGCGGGTTATTGCTGTTGTTTTGGGCGCGCGCACACCTTTAGAAAGAAATCAAAAAACAAGTGCACTTCTTGATAAAGGATTTGAAATTCTTGAAAAGAAATCAAAAAACATTTCTTCTAAAAAACAAATTTCTCCTGAAACGAAATCTTTTCCAGAAGAAGATGTTTTTGATCTTGAGGATTTACAAGAAATTTTTGAAGAAGCACCTCCTTCTTCTGAAAAAGATCTCTCACCAGAATTTGAGAAACAACTTTGTTCTCTTTTAGACAATCCTAAATCCTCTCATTGTCTTCAAAAAACACCTCTAAAGAAAGACCAAAAAGTTGTTCCTTTAAAAAAGAGTGAGGAGCCTTCTTCTTTTGAAGCGCGTCTGTCCGAAGCCCTCGAAAGGGATGAAAAAGAAGTATTAGATGCTATTGAAGAATTTTCAACAAAAGAAAAGCCTTTAAAGAAAGCTTCATTAAAGGATACAAAGAAATCACTTGCTAAGAAAACTCTCAAA from Pseudomonadota bacterium includes:
- a CDS encoding D-alanyl-D-alanine carboxypeptidase; the encoded protein is MPYKNTQAQKKSVKISRKLIPQKNKRLTAIVMDATTGQLLYEENANSLRCPASTIKLLTVYIVFSELKRGKLHFTDQLKISQHAAQQKPTKLGLKAGQTISVRDALLGALTKSANDAAVVLGEAIAGSEKKFTELMNRTAQKLGLTKTVCINASGWPDTPQGFVDRRQVTTAVDIAKLSRLLMKDFPQYYKFFSTQKFVYRGTTFPNYNSLLKKKKGVDGLKTGYGGGAVGFNLSASEKRGNMRVIAVVLGARTPLERNQKTSALLDKGFEILEKKSKNISSKKQISPETKSFPEEDVFDLEDLQEIFEEAPPSSEKDLSPEFEKQLCSLLDNPKSSHCLQKTPLKKDQKVVPLKKSEEPSSFEARLSEALERDEKEVLDAIEEFSTKEKPLKKASLKDTKKSLAKKTLKDSPFGKTQDLPSFETSQSEPQAQKNITRSSSKKEKSIDSKKWSIQIATLPSSSKAKEEGKRLAQTYPSFLKVNRLRVLKTEKKGSKKNFSIRFIGLSKKEALKACRTLRAQKENCRVIEP